The uncultured Cohaesibacter sp. genomic sequence CTCGAACATGCTCATCCCGCTTCGGCGAAAACGGAATAGGGGGCGGTTATGGTTGATACTTCAAGCGAATTCAACATAGCAAGTTCGATCGATCACCGCTTCGATTTCGAAGGTGCGAACAAAGCGCGCTCGCGGGCTACGCATGGTCGTATCCTGATGGCCATGGCTGTTTTCAGTCTGTGCTTCATGGCGATGTTTGCCCGTCTTATCATGCTCGGGATTGATAGTCCCGCCATGGCGCAGATGGGCTCTGTCCAGAGTGCTATCGCCACTGTGCGTCCGGATCTGGTTGACCGCAACGGGGAAATTCTGGCGACGGATATCAAGACGGCTTCCATTTACGCCGAACCCAACCGCATCATTGACGTGGAAGAAGCGCTTGATGCGATCACCGGTGTGTTCCCGGATCTGGATTCCCAATCCCTGCGTCGACGCCTTTCCAACAAGAAACTGGGCTTTACCTGGATCAAGCGAGAGGTTACGCCCAGACAGCAGCAGGCCATACACGAAAAGGGTATTCCGGGGCTGGGATACAAGAGCGAGAACAAACGCTTTTATCCGGCGGGGCCAACAGCCTCCCATATTCTGGGGATCGTTAATGTCGATAATGTCGGCATTGCCGGCATGGAGAAATATATCGACTCCTCAGGACTGGCGAAGGCAGATGGCGGGCCGTCCGGTGGCGCGATGGATCCTGATCCGGTCAGGCTTTCCATCGACCTGCGTGTCCAGCATGCTTTGCGTGATGAATTGTACAAGAGCATGACCAAGTTCAAGGCGATTGCCGCCGCTGGTGTCGTTCTGGATGTCAAGGATGGCGAAGTGCTGGGTATGGTTTCCTTGCCTGACTTTGATCCCAACAATCCTGTCAATGTCAACAAGCCGGATCGTCTGAACCGCATGACCGCAGGGGTCTATGAGATGGGATCCGTCTTCAAGACCATGACCATGGCTATGGCTCTGGATTCCGGTTCGGTTCATCTCAATGACAGCTTTGATGCGCGCCAGCCGATCCGTGTGCGTGGCAGCACCATCAGCGACTTTCATGCGAAAAAGCGGATCCTGTCGGTTCCGGAAATCTATATCTACTCGTCCAACGTCGGGTCTGCCAAAATGGCGCTCAAGGTTGGCAAGGAAAAACATCGGGCTTTCCTGCGCAAGGCGCATTTGCTGGACCGCGTCAGAACCGAACTGCCTGAGACGGCAGCGCCGGTCTATCCCTCTTCCAAGCGCTGGACTGATCTTTCCACCATGACCATCAGTTTTGGCCATGGCTTGCAGGTTACGCCTTTGCAATTCGCAGCCTCTGCGGCCGCTCTTGTGAATGGTGGCTATTATGTCAAACCCACTTTCCTCAAGATGGGCGACAAGGAAAAAGCCAACATTGATCACTCAGACCGCATCGTCAGCGAACAAACCAGCGCGGAAGTGCGCTACTTGATGCGCCTGAACGCGGTGAAGGGCTCAGGCAGGCGCAGCCGTGTGGATGGTTATCTCGTTGGAGGCAAAACAGGGACCGCCGAAAAGGTTGTCGATGGCAAATATGATAGCCACAAATTGCGTAACTCATTTCTCGCAGCGTTCCCCATTGACAATCCTCGCTATATTGTTCTGGTTATGCTGGATGAGCCCAAGGGCCTCAAGGAAAC encodes the following:
- a CDS encoding penicillin-binding protein 2 encodes the protein MVDTSSEFNIASSIDHRFDFEGANKARSRATHGRILMAMAVFSLCFMAMFARLIMLGIDSPAMAQMGSVQSAIATVRPDLVDRNGEILATDIKTASIYAEPNRIIDVEEALDAITGVFPDLDSQSLRRRLSNKKLGFTWIKREVTPRQQQAIHEKGIPGLGYKSENKRFYPAGPTASHILGIVNVDNVGIAGMEKYIDSSGLAKADGGPSGGAMDPDPVRLSIDLRVQHALRDELYKSMTKFKAIAAAGVVLDVKDGEVLGMVSLPDFDPNNPVNVNKPDRLNRMTAGVYEMGSVFKTMTMAMALDSGSVHLNDSFDARQPIRVRGSTISDFHAKKRILSVPEIYIYSSNVGSAKMALKVGKEKHRAFLRKAHLLDRVRTELPETAAPVYPSSKRWTDLSTMTISFGHGLQVTPLQFAASAAALVNGGYYVKPTFLKMGDKEKANIDHSDRIVSEQTSAEVRYLMRLNAVKGSGRRSRVDGYLVGGKTGTAEKVVDGKYDSHKLRNSFLAAFPIDNPRYIVLVMLDEPKGLKETYGYATAGVNTAPTAGAVIRRVGSILGVKPRFGQKIVPTVEASF